A single window of Rhodamnia argentea isolate NSW1041297 chromosome 5, ASM2092103v1, whole genome shotgun sequence DNA harbors:
- the LOC115756926 gene encoding kinetochore protein NDC80 homolog: protein MKSRGRGRAKPSFVPPPPLPDLRQFGGGGRDSDASFASGRPSSAGVGRSSAAADLVNDRSYQQSAVRAVNCYLSSRAFPVLIKTALPSAKDITAISNFVVSQLDYPNPKMEDDLPILLRSLNCPFKVSKSALRTPATPHAWPTFVAVLHWLVQIASYNEHLASKSRSFGDNNTMDEYALQSYLHFIDGDDDSVDALDREFVAKLEEERNNLAENVASLEKNASEVEARVEKLRTGPSERELREQEKSVLEEDVKKFDTMIAKITGRISDLQEELEKKEKELKAKEEEKGRICEENEELKRTIQLQTFNSRDAERMKKELQAVEGEIADAEIERNNYEEKCWDLDRTLALKFKELEELAKECNKAVRKSKLGADYQYVLTAKGSTPAEVMGIDYKSTLKPALDLHADDINRSSVEKLEELIILQQQSKETAARIEEKKNRVMQLHSLVDELEGQMNLLKQEMQDFIHRCALEVQRMVEDVEVEAHNLDIVEREAAEILKTSKMMQQEAIRESEEEIQKCAFELFSVVDMVSKHKEYTECKILEMQTHLSETVNAISADYRASFTNELDGLKHANH, encoded by the exons ATGAAGAGCAGAGGTCGCGGCCGCGCGAAGCCGTCCTtcgttcctcctcctccgctgcCGGACCTCCGCCAGTTTGGCGGCGGGGGCCGCGACTCCGACGCCAGCTTCGCCAGCGGCCGCCCCTCCTCCGCCGGCGTCGGCcgctcctccgccgccgccgacctcGTCAACGACCGATCCTACCAGCAGTCCGCCGTCCGCGCCGTCAACTGCTACCTCTCCTCTCGCGCCTTCCCTGTCCTCATCAAGACCGCCCTGCCCTCCGCTAAGGACATCACTGCCATCTCCAACTTCGTCGTCTCTCAGCTCGATTACCCGAACCCTAAGATGGAGGACGACCTCCCCATCCTGCTCCGATCGCTCAACTGCCCTTTCAAAGTCAGTAAGTCGGCTCTCCGCACGCCCGCCACTCCCCACGCCTGGCCGACGTTCGTTGCCGTCTTGCACTGGCTCGTTCAGATCGCGTCCTACAATGAGCACTTAGCTTCTAAGTCTCGCTCGTTTGGGGATAACAACACCATGGACGAGTATGCACTCCAAAGCTACTTGCATTTCATAGATGGAGATGATGACTCTGTTGATGCATTGGATAGGGAGTTTGTGGCTAAGTTGGAGGAGGAGAGAAATAACCTCGCTGAGAATGTGGCGAGTTTGGAGAAGAATGCCTCGGAAGTCGAGGCAAGAGTGGAGAAGCTGCGGACGGGGCCGTCGGAGAGGGAATTGCGTGAGCAGGAGAAGAGCGTGCTTGAGGAAGATGTGAAGAAGTTCGATACGATGATAGCGAAGATCACAGGGAGGATCTCGGATTTGCAGGAGgaattggaaaagaaggagaaggagttgAAGgccaaggaggaggagaaggggagGATTTGCGAGGAGAATGAGGAATTGAAGAGGACGATCCAGCTGCAGACGTTTAATTCCAGGGATGCGGAGAGAATGAAGAAGGAGTTGCAGGCGGTGGAGGGGGAGATTGCTGATGCTGAAATTGAGAGGAACAACTACGAGGAGAAGTGTTGGGATCTTGATAGGACcctcgctctcaaattcaaggAGCTCGAGGAACTTGCCAAGGAATGTAACAAGGCTGTCCGGAA GTCAAAGCTTGGTGCAGATTACCAGTATGTGTTGACTGCAAAAGGGTCTACACCTGCTGAGGTGATGGGCATTGACTACAAGTCGACACTAAAGCCAGCACTCGACTTGCATGCCGATGACATAAACAGAAGCTCGGTGGAAAAACTTGAAGAGTTAATCATCCTTCAGCAACAGTCCAAAGAAACTGCTGCTAGAATCGAGGAGAAGAAAAATCGTGTTATGCAACTTCATTCGCTTGTTGATGAA CTTGAAGGTCAAATGAATCTACTGAAGCAAGAAATGCAAGACTTCATTCATAGATGTGCACTGGAGGTGCAAAGGATGGTGGAGGACGTCGAAGTAGAAGCTCATAACTTGGACATTGTGGAAAGAGAAGCTGCAGAGATCTTGAAG ACATCTAAAATGATGCAGCAGGAAGCCATTAGAGAAAGTGAGGAAGAAATCCAGAAGTGCGCTTTTGAGCTCTTTTCAGTGGTTGATATGGTGTCAAAGCACAAAGAGTATACGGAATGCAAAATCTTGGAGATGCAGACCCACCTCTCGGAGACTGTGAACGCTATCTCAGCGGACTACAGAGCCTCCTTCACAAATGAGCTTGATGGTTTGAAGCATGCAAATCATTGA